Genomic window (Nitrospirales bacterium LBB_01):
CGCAAGTCTGGTGAGCAGGCATCCGTCAGCAAAGAGGCGATAACAAAACTATTTAGCCCTGAGTTTAGAAACAGACTTGATGAGATAGTGCCGTTTAATCCGCTTAATGCAGAAATTATGCTTCAGGTGGTGGATAAATTTATAGCAGAGCTTTCAGAGCAGCTCCATGCAAAGAGGGTGACCATCACATTAACCACGGAGGCAAGGTCTTGGCTGTCTGAGAGGGGATTTGATGCTCAGTTTGGAGCACGACCGCTTTCTCGGGTAATACAGAAAGAGATAAAAACAGTGCTTTCTGAGGAAATCCTTTTTGGCAGACTTCAGACAGGGGGCAGTGTTAATATTTCTGTATCGGATGGAGCTCTGTCGTTTGACTACATTGTTTAATGCCGGTATTTCTACTAAATGAAGATATCTTTTTCCCTCCGGTTTACTTAGCTCGAAATGATGGGCTTTTGGCAGTTGGCGGAGACCTTTCCAAAAAACGTCTGATTCAAGCCTACAAACTGGGGATTTTCCCGTGGTTTTCCGAGGGGGACCCTCTGCTTTGGTGGTCGCCTGACCCAAGGCTTGTTATGTTTTTGGATGAGTTTAAACCATCAAGAAGTCTAAGACAAGTGATTAAACGCTGCATATTTACCGTCACCTTTGACAAGGATTTTTGCGGCGTTATAAATAACTGTGCAGCAGAAAGATTGGGCAAACCTGACGGCACATGGCTTACTGAGGAAATGATTCGTGCATACATCGGACTCCACAAGTCCGGTTATGCGCACTCGGTAGAGTGTTGGCAGGAGGGGGAGCTCTCAGGTGGGCTATATGGTGTAGCCATAGGGAAAATGTTTTTTGGCGAAAGTATGTTTACAAAAGTAAGCAACGCATCAAAAACAGCCTTTGCTTTCCTTGTGGAAAAATTGATAGAATTGGAGTTCCATTTAATAGACTGTCAGGTAAGGACAGAGCATCTTGTAAGTATGGGAGCACGTGAAATAACTGGAGAGGAGTTTCAGGCAATACTGAAGGCAGCAGTAAAGCCGCCGTTAAAAAGTATATGGCAATAGTGACAGAGGAAATAAAACACAGGCTAAAGTCTTTTCCAAAACCGCTTAACTCTGTGCTTGATTTGGTCGGGAAAACTCCACTTGTAGAAATTACACGAGCAGTTGACGAAAACGCGGACATGGCCGAAATATTTGCCAAAATAGAATTTTTTAATCCATGCAGCTCCGTTAAAGACAGAATCTGTAATGCCATGATTGAAAGAGCGGAGCGTGACGGACTTCTTCACGCAGGGGACACAATCATAGAGCCAACCTCGGGCAATACGGGCATAGGGCTAGCCTTTGTGTGTGCCGTTAAGGGGTACAAGCTGATTCTAACGATGCCGGAAACAATGAGCGAGGAGCGGCGGACTATGCTCAAAGCATTTGGAGCAAAGTTGATTCTTACTGAGGGCTCCAGCATGACAGCGGCCGTTGAGTTAGCCGAAAAATTGGCTCAAGAAAATGGTTATTTCCAACCGCATCAGTTTAAAAATCCGGATAATTCACGCGCTCACAAAGAAACAACAGCAATTGAAATCATAGATGAGCTTGGAGAGCCGGATGCCTTTGTTGCAGGGGTGGGCACAGGGGGCACAATAACCGGAGTGGGAGAGGTGCTGAGGGAAAGGTTTGGCTGCAGAGTTAGAATTATTGCGGTGGAGCCTATGGGAAGCGCAGTGTTATCAGGCGCACAACCCGGCTCTCACGGAATACAGGGTATCGGCGCCGGATTTGTTCCCGATGTGTTAAATCGCAGCATAATTGATGAGATTATACAGGTCTCTGATGAGACAGCGTATGAGTATGCGCGGCTCCTCATAAGGAAAGAGGGAATCCTTGCGGGGATTTCATCGGGCGCTAATTTCTATGCCGCACTGCTGACAGCTAAAAAACTTGGCAAAGGCAGACGGGTTGTAACAATATTTCCGGATACCGGAGAGCGGTACTTGAGCACTCCGTTGTTTTCCGGATGGGAAAATGATGCCGATAAGACATTTTAGGATAGAACTTTGACAGCGCACAGTATTCTTGATACTATTGGCTGCACACCGCTTATACGTCTTGATAAATCATTAGGGTTACAAGGCGGTGGAATAGAGATATACGCTAAACTTGAGATGTATAACCCGGGGCGCTCTGTAAAAGACAGACCGGCGTATCAGATGATATGCGATGCCGAGGGTTCTGGGGAGTTAACACGCGATAAGATATTAATTGACTCAACCTCCGGCAACACCGGCATTGCATACGCTATGACAGGGGCAGTGCGTGGTTATAAGGTAACAATCGTAATTCCCAAAAATGCAAGCCCTGAGCGAAAAAAGATAATCGCAGGGTTTGGAGCAGAGATAATATATTCAAGTCCATTTGAAGGCTCAGACGGCGCAATTCGGTTAGCTCGGAAAATCTACAGTGAAAACCGCAAGAAATATTACATGCCGGATCAGTACAACAATCCATCAAACTGGAAAGCGCACTATTTAACAACAGGTCCGGAAATTTATGAGCAAACCGGAGGCTCTGTCACTCATTTTATAGCTACTGTGGGTACGGGAGGCACAATTACCGGAACCGGCAAAGCGCTCAGGGAATTTAATAAAGACGTCAAAGTAATCGCAATTCAGCCCGATGACGCCATGCACGGGATAGAGGGTTTAAAGCACATGGCAAGCTCTATAGTGCCGGGCATATATGATTTAAACTTTGCCGATGAGACGATTTTTGTAGGCACCGAGGAAAGCTACGATATGGTCAGACGTTTGGTCAAACTTGAAGGGCTTGCAGTAGGGCACTCCTCAGGAGCAGCACTTACTGGAGCGCTTTCTTTGGCAAAACGCCTTCAAGCCGATGGCGTAAATGAAGCCGTAATCGTCTGCATTTTCCCTGACGGCGGTGACAGATATTTAAGCCATTGTATTGATTGATTTGGTAAGATTAGGAAAAGAAATTGGCGCTAATATATCTTTTGGCTTGAAAGAAGGCGATGTGTTTATGCACCCTCTAAATTATGAAATAAAAACTGAAATAACAACTGTCTTTAAAGATATCCTAAACAATGACAGCGTTTTTACAAAATACGCCGATAGTCACATTCGCGAGCAAATTATGCATAGAGCAAAAGATAGAATTTTTAGAGAATATGGTTTAAATAATCTCCAGAATATCTTAGCAGCTCCAGATGTAGTTTTAAATGATA
Coding sequences:
- a CDS encoding leucyl/phenylalanyl-tRNA--protein transferase; this encodes MPVFLLNEDIFFPPVYLARNDGLLAVGGDLSKKRLIQAYKLGIFPWFSEGDPLLWWSPDPRLVMFLDEFKPSRSLRQVIKRCIFTVTFDKDFCGVINNCAAERLGKPDGTWLTEEMIRAYIGLHKSGYAHSVECWQEGELSGGLYGVAIGKMFFGESMFTKVSNASKTAFAFLVEKLIELEFHLIDCQVRTEHLVSMGAREITGEEFQAILKAAVKPPLKSIWQ
- the cysK gene encoding cysteine synthase A translates to MAIVTEEIKHRLKSFPKPLNSVLDLVGKTPLVEITRAVDENADMAEIFAKIEFFNPCSSVKDRICNAMIERAERDGLLHAGDTIIEPTSGNTGIGLAFVCAVKGYKLILTMPETMSEERRTMLKAFGAKLILTEGSSMTAAVELAEKLAQENGYFQPHQFKNPDNSRAHKETTAIEIIDELGEPDAFVAGVGTGGTITGVGEVLRERFGCRVRIIAVEPMGSAVLSGAQPGSHGIQGIGAGFVPDVLNRSIIDEIIQVSDETAYEYARLLIRKEGILAGISSGANFYAALLTAKKLGKGRRVVTIFPDTGERYLSTPLFSGWENDADKTF
- a CDS encoding pyridoxal-phosphate dependent enzyme, translated to MTAHSILDTIGCTPLIRLDKSLGLQGGGIEIYAKLEMYNPGRSVKDRPAYQMICDAEGSGELTRDKILIDSTSGNTGIAYAMTGAVRGYKVTIVIPKNASPERKKIIAGFGAEIIYSSPFEGSDGAIRLARKIYSENRKKYYMPDQYNNPSNWKAHYLTTGPEIYEQTGGSVTHFIATVGTGGTITGTGKALREFNKDVKVIAIQPDDAMHGIEGLKHMASSIVPGIYDLNFADETIFVGTEESYDMVRRLVKLEGLAVGHSSGAALTGALSLAKRLQADGVNEAVIVCIFPDGGDRYLSHCID